Proteins encoded together in one Roseibacterium elongatum DSM 19469 window:
- a CDS encoding Ldh family oxidoreductase, whose amino-acid sequence MTEALSLEDLEALATDCLTRAGVPHTVARCVSRDVVAAEARGDRAHGLEALLRDLRLIRYGRLRPTAVPDITPTAPTVLKVDARHGFAAAALDHVRSDLTGMARQSGLALLRLENASDPAGLFGALKDTAADGMLAVSMTEDGSARMASPDHPAPRPVLTPARPALAVLLGVLEDQDSPPDSPLGDPVAHRGWFLAADPNTTGLVHLIGELPTGSMEPPAPRVALPTDLLAQIVTS is encoded by the coding sequence ATGACCGAAGCCCTCAGCCTTGAGGACCTCGAGGCGCTCGCCACAGACTGCCTTACGCGCGCCGGGGTTCCGCACACCGTCGCGCGATGCGTCTCTCGCGATGTCGTCGCCGCCGAGGCGCGGGGCGACCGCGCCCATGGCCTCGAGGCGCTGCTGCGCGACTTGCGGCTGATCCGATACGGGCGGTTGCGGCCCACGGCCGTGCCCGACATCACCCCGACGGCCCCCACGGTGCTCAAGGTCGATGCGCGGCACGGGTTCGCGGCCGCAGCGCTCGATCACGTGCGGTCGGATCTGACAGGCATGGCCCGGCAAAGCGGTCTGGCGCTGTTGCGGCTGGAAAACGCCAGCGACCCCGCCGGCCTGTTCGGGGCGCTCAAGGATACCGCCGCCGACGGCATGCTGGCCGTTTCGATGACCGAGGACGGCAGCGCCCGCATGGCCAGCCCGGACCACCCCGCGCCACGGCCCGTCCTGACACCGGCGCGTCCGGCCCTTGCGGTTTTGCTGGGCGTGCTGGAGGATCAGGACAGCCCGCCCGACAGCCCCCTGGGCGACCCGGTCGCGCATCGCGGCTGGTTTCTGGCCGCCGATCCCAACACGACCGGACTGGTTCACCTGATCGGCGAGTTGCCAACCGGCAGCATGGAACCCCCGGCACCGCGCGTCGCATTGCCCACCGACCTTCTGGCACAGATCGTTACCAGTTGA
- a CDS encoding LysR family transcriptional regulator — MPAPLHKGLTLRGLEVFEALARTGSVAATAAELGMSAPAVSQQMKNLAQVLGVDLIDHSRRPMIPTPAGRLFLPRAEAALSALRSGQRDLTALDLSGLSALSLGVIEDFENEVTPRLAARLAEALSQCAFRLRTGASHNLVAGVVARDLDMAMCASPGAHPGGTTAYPILTDPYIVAVPQGTDMTGGLTGLSHLVFLRRDLTQVMGRQIETYLTRVQLDLPQRFEMDSNQSISALVASGTGWTITTPLSLLRAGRFAGGIDAHPLPDADIARDIVLLAGADWSGAIPAQIASLARELIEAHFVADAHARMPWLGHRFAVLGGD; from the coding sequence ATGCCGGCGCCCTTGCACAAAGGCCTGACCTTGCGCGGACTGGAGGTGTTCGAAGCCCTGGCGCGCACCGGCTCGGTCGCCGCCACGGCGGCGGAACTGGGCATGTCGGCGCCCGCCGTCTCGCAACAGATGAAGAACCTTGCGCAGGTCCTTGGCGTCGATCTGATCGACCATTCCCGGCGACCGATGATCCCCACCCCCGCGGGGCGCCTTTTTCTGCCGCGGGCCGAAGCGGCGCTGAGCGCCCTGCGCAGTGGCCAACGCGACCTGACCGCGCTGGACCTGAGCGGGCTGAGCGCGCTTTCCCTCGGGGTGATCGAGGATTTCGAGAACGAGGTGACGCCGCGCCTTGCCGCCCGCCTGGCCGAAGCGCTAAGCCAATGCGCCTTTCGCCTGCGCACCGGCGCCAGCCACAACCTGGTGGCCGGCGTCGTCGCGCGCGACCTCGACATGGCGATGTGCGCCAGTCCGGGCGCACATCCCGGCGGCACGACAGCGTATCCGATCCTCACCGATCCCTATATCGTCGCGGTGCCCCAAGGCACCGACATGACCGGCGGATTGACCGGGTTGTCGCACCTGGTGTTTCTGCGGCGCGACCTGACCCAGGTCATGGGCCGCCAGATCGAGACCTACCTGACCCGTGTGCAGCTGGACCTGCCACAGCGCTTCGAGATGGATTCGAACCAGTCGATCAGTGCACTGGTGGCCAGCGGCACCGGCTGGACGATCACGACTCCGCTCAGCCTGCTGCGCGCCGGCCGCTTTGCCGGCGGCATCGATGCGCACCCGCTGCCGGATGCGGACATCGCGCGCGACATCGTGCTTCTGGCCGGCGCGGACTGGTCCGGCGCGATCCCGGCCCAGATCGCGTCACTCGCCCGTGAGTTGATCGAGGCGCATTTCGTGGCCGACGCCCATGCCCGGATGCCGTGGCTTGGGCACCGCTTTGCCGTTTTGGGGGGTGACTGA
- the acs gene encoding acetate--CoA ligase has product MTLPKDTTTHPDLLAGAHVDAAAYDRMYADSIENPEAFWAEHGKRLDWIKPFTKVKDTSFAHDDVHVRWFEDGTLNVAENCIDRHLATKADQPAIIFEPDSPDEEAQHITYKQLHEEVGRFANVLKELGVEKGDRVVLYLPMIPEAAYAMLACARLGAIHSVVFAGFSPDALSSRVNDSQAKVVVTSDGAPRGGRVTELKDNVNKALLHCDDHVKCLVVKRTGQQVAWVAGRDVWYDDIAANVSTFCHAAEVGAEDPLFILYTSGSTGKPKGVVHTSGGYLAYAAMTHQYTFDYHDGDVFWCTADVGWVTGHSYIVYGPLANGATTLMFEGVPTYPDAGRFWAVCEKHKVNQFYTAPTAIRLLMGQSDEFVTKYDLSSLKLLGSVGEPINPEAWNWYNEVVGKGKCPIVDTWWQTETGGHLITPLPGATDLKPGSATKPFFGVQPVLLDATSGEEIHETEAEGVLCMKDSWPGQMRTLWGDPERFVQAYFSDYKGYYFTGDGCRRDADGYYWITGRVDDVINVSGHRMGTAEVESALVAHDAVSEAAVVGYPHELKGQGIYCYVTLMSDETPSDELVKELQTWVRKEIGPIAKPDVIQFAPGLPKTRSGKIMRRILRKIAENDFGSLGDTSTLADPSVVDDLIENRANK; this is encoded by the coding sequence ATGACCTTGCCCAAGGATACGACCACCCACCCCGATCTTCTGGCTGGCGCGCATGTGGACGCAGCCGCCTATGACCGCATGTATGCGGACTCGATCGAAAACCCCGAAGCTTTCTGGGCCGAACACGGCAAGCGCCTGGACTGGATCAAGCCCTTTACCAAGGTGAAGGACACGTCCTTTGCCCATGACGACGTGCATGTGCGCTGGTTCGAGGACGGCACGCTGAACGTGGCCGAGAACTGCATCGACCGTCACCTGGCCACCAAGGCCGACCAGCCCGCCATCATCTTCGAGCCGGACAGCCCCGACGAAGAGGCCCAGCACATCACCTACAAGCAGCTGCACGAAGAAGTCGGCCGCTTTGCCAACGTGCTCAAGGAACTGGGCGTGGAAAAGGGCGATCGTGTCGTCCTCTACCTGCCGATGATCCCCGAAGCGGCCTATGCCATGCTGGCCTGCGCGCGCCTCGGCGCAATCCACTCGGTCGTGTTCGCCGGCTTCTCGCCCGACGCCCTGTCGAGCCGGGTGAACGACTCGCAGGCCAAGGTCGTCGTGACCTCGGACGGCGCGCCGCGCGGCGGCCGCGTCACCGAGCTGAAGGACAACGTGAACAAGGCGCTGCTGCATTGCGACGACCACGTCAAATGCCTTGTCGTCAAGCGCACCGGCCAGCAGGTCGCCTGGGTCGCGGGGCGCGACGTGTGGTATGACGACATCGCGGCCAATGTCTCGACCTTCTGCCACGCGGCCGAGGTCGGCGCAGAGGACCCGCTGTTCATCCTTTATACCTCGGGCTCGACCGGCAAACCCAAGGGCGTGGTCCATACCTCGGGCGGGTACCTCGCCTATGCGGCAATGACCCATCAATACACGTTCGATTACCATGACGGCGACGTGTTCTGGTGCACGGCCGACGTGGGTTGGGTCACGGGCCACAGCTATATCGTCTATGGTCCGCTGGCCAATGGCGCGACCACGCTGATGTTCGAGGGTGTTCCGACCTACCCCGATGCGGGCCGCTTCTGGGCCGTGTGCGAAAAACACAAGGTCAACCAGTTCTACACCGCGCCCACGGCCATTCGCCTGCTGATGGGCCAGTCGGACGAGTTCGTGACCAAGTACGACCTGTCCAGCCTGAAACTGCTGGGCTCGGTCGGCGAGCCGATCAACCCCGAAGCCTGGAACTGGTACAACGAGGTGGTCGGCAAGGGGAAATGCCCCATCGTCGACACCTGGTGGCAGACGGAAACCGGCGGCCACCTGATCACCCCGCTGCCCGGCGCGACGGATCTGAAACCCGGCTCGGCCACCAAGCCGTTCTTCGGCGTGCAGCCCGTGCTGCTGGATGCGACGAGCGGTGAGGAAATCCACGAGACCGAGGCCGAGGGCGTCCTGTGCATGAAAGACAGCTGGCCGGGGCAGATGCGCACGTTGTGGGGCGACCCCGAACGCTTTGTTCAGGCCTATTTCAGCGACTACAAAGGCTATTACTTCACCGGTGACGGCTGTCGCCGGGATGCCGATGGGTATTACTGGATCACGGGCCGCGTCGATGACGTCATCAACGTGTCCGGCCATCGCATGGGCACGGCCGAGGTTGAATCGGCGCTGGTCGCCCATGACGCCGTCTCCGAGGCCGCCGTGGTCGGCTATCCGCACGAACTGAAGGGCCAGGGCATCTACTGCTACGTGACCCTGATGTCGGACGAGACGCCCTCGGATGAGCTGGTGAAAGAGCTTCAGACCTGGGTCCGCAAGGAAATCGGCCCGATTGCGAAACCCGATGTCATCCAGTTCGCCCCTGGCCTGCCCAAGACGCGCTCGGGCAAGATCATGCGCCGCATCCTGCGCAAGATCGCCGAGAACGATTTCGGCAGCCTCGGCGACACGTCGACCCTCGCCGACCCTTCGGTCGTCGATGACCTCATCGAAAACCGCGCGAACAAGTGA
- a CDS encoding adenylate kinase translates to MGDMTETRAVNLILLGPPGAGKGTQARMLEERFGLVQLSTGDLLRGAVAAGTEAGKAAKAVMEAGELVSDEIVLAVLKDRLDAPDVAAGTILDGFPRTAAQAEALDALLAERGQTIDAAISLEVEDEAMIARVSGRYTCAACGEGYHDQFKQPKVAGVCDKCGGTEMKRRPDDNAETVRTRLEAYHAQTAPLIDYYRARGALTEVPAMGDIDQIAARLAAIVGTHTGQTTDA, encoded by the coding sequence ATGGGGGACATGACCGAAACACGCGCCGTCAACCTGATCCTGCTGGGCCCTCCGGGGGCCGGCAAGGGCACGCAGGCCCGCATGCTGGAGGAGCGCTTTGGCCTCGTCCAGCTGTCCACGGGCGATCTGCTGCGCGGCGCCGTTGCCGCGGGCACCGAGGCCGGCAAGGCCGCCAAGGCCGTGATGGAAGCAGGCGAACTGGTCTCGGACGAGATCGTGCTGGCCGTATTGAAAGACCGGCTGGATGCACCGGACGTGGCGGCGGGAACCATCCTCGATGGCTTTCCGCGCACCGCCGCACAGGCCGAGGCGCTGGATGCGCTTCTGGCCGAGCGGGGGCAGACGATCGACGCGGCCATCAGCCTCGAGGTCGAGGATGAGGCGATGATCGCCCGCGTGTCGGGCCGCTATACCTGCGCGGCCTGCGGCGAGGGCTATCACGACCAGTTCAAGCAACCCAAGGTCGCCGGCGTCTGCGACAAATGCGGCGGGACGGAAATGAAACGTCGCCCCGACGACAATGCCGAAACGGTGCGCACGCGCCTTGAGGCCTATCACGCGCAAACCGCGCCGCTGATCGATTACTACCGCGCCCGTGGCGCCCTGACCGAGGTGCCCGCCATGGGCGACATCGATCAGATCGCTGCCCGGCTTGCCGCCATCGTCGGCACGCATACGGGTCAGACGACGGACGCGTAA
- a CDS encoding DUF4212 domain-containing protein: MAEQPNNNAYWSANIRLVTYCLVIWALVSYGFAILLRPLLSGIAVGGTDLGFWFAQQGSILVFLVLIFFYAWRMNKIDREHGVDE, encoded by the coding sequence ATGGCAGAACAGCCGAACAACAATGCGTACTGGTCTGCGAACATTCGTCTTGTCACCTACTGTCTGGTGATCTGGGCGCTTGTCTCGTACGGCTTTGCGATCCTGCTGCGTCCGCTGCTTTCGGGCATCGCGGTGGGCGGCACCGATCTGGGCTTCTGGTTTGCCCAGCAGGGATCGATCCTCGTCTTCCTGGTCCTGATCTTTTTCTACGCCTGGCGCATGAACAAGATCGACCGCGAACACGGCGTGGACGAGTAA
- a CDS encoding sodium:solute symporter family protein, with protein sequence MDQTTLNIIVVGLSFALYFGIAIWARAGSTSEFYAAGRGVNPVVNGMATAADWMSAASFISMAGLIAFVGYNNSSFLMGWTGGYVLMALLLAPYLRKFGKFTVPEFIGDRYYSTTARIVAVVCLIVISITYVIGQMSGAGVAFARFLEVDRDLGLFIAAGVVLVYAVLGGMKGITYTQVAQYCVLIIAYTIPAIFISLQLTGNPIPGLGLFSNMSEGTTGAGEPLLVTLNGLLTDLGFNQYTEGTSPVNMALFTLSLMIGTAGLPHVIIRFFTVPKVADARWSAGWALVFIALLYLTAPAVGAMARLNIMTTMWPQGVEGEAVAQEDLPDWFETWSVTGLLAVEDKNGDGRIQYYNESSEEMAAMAAERGWEGNELVTFNRDILVLANPEIAQLPSWVIALIAAGGIAAALSTAAGLLLAISSAISHDLIKSTLNPNISEKSELLAARISMIGAIAVATWLGLNPPGFAAQTVALAFGLAAASLFPTLMMGIFSKRMNSAGATWGMLAGLLTTCLYLFTYLGWFFIPGTNMLENTASNYLFGIPPASFGPIGALANFVVAYLVSKATAEPPQEIQDLVESIRVPRGAGAATGH encoded by the coding sequence ATGGATCAGACAACACTCAATATCATCGTCGTGGGGCTGTCATTCGCGCTCTACTTCGGTATCGCGATCTGGGCGCGCGCGGGCTCGACCAGTGAATTCTACGCCGCAGGCCGCGGCGTGAACCCCGTCGTCAACGGCATGGCCACGGCGGCCGACTGGATGTCGGCGGCCTCGTTCATCTCGATGGCGGGCCTGATTGCCTTTGTCGGCTACAACAACTCGTCCTTCCTGATGGGCTGGACTGGCGGCTACGTGCTGATGGCGCTGTTGCTTGCCCCCTACCTGCGGAAGTTCGGCAAGTTCACGGTGCCCGAATTCATCGGTGACCGCTACTATTCGACCACCGCGCGCATCGTGGCGGTGGTCTGCCTGATCGTCATCTCGATCACCTACGTGATCGGCCAGATGTCGGGCGCTGGCGTGGCCTTTGCCCGCTTCCTCGAAGTGGACCGGGACCTGGGCCTCTTCATCGCGGCCGGCGTCGTGCTGGTCTACGCGGTGCTGGGCGGCATGAAGGGCATCACCTACACGCAGGTGGCGCAGTATTGCGTTCTGATCATCGCCTACACCATCCCGGCGATCTTCATCTCGCTGCAACTGACCGGCAACCCGATCCCGGGTCTGGGCCTGTTCTCGAACATGTCCGAAGGCACCACCGGCGCGGGCGAGCCCCTGTTGGTCACCCTGAACGGTCTGCTGACCGATCTGGGCTTCAACCAGTACACCGAGGGCACCAGCCCGGTGAACATGGCGCTGTTCACGCTGTCGCTGATGATCGGCACCGCCGGTCTGCCGCACGTGATCATCCGCTTCTTCACCGTGCCGAAAGTGGCCGACGCACGCTGGTCCGCCGGTTGGGCGCTGGTCTTCATCGCGCTTCTCTATCTGACGGCCCCGGCTGTTGGTGCGATGGCCCGCCTGAACATCATGACCACCATGTGGCCCCAAGGCGTCGAAGGCGAAGCCGTTGCACAGGAAGACCTGCCCGACTGGTTCGAAACCTGGTCCGTGACCGGCCTTCTGGCGGTCGAGGACAAGAACGGCGACGGCCGCATCCAGTACTACAACGAAAGCTCGGAAGAGATGGCTGCAATGGCTGCCGAGCGTGGCTGGGAAGGCAACGAACTTGTCACCTTCAACCGTGACATTCTCGTGCTGGCCAACCCCGAGATTGCGCAACTGCCCAGCTGGGTGATCGCGCTGATCGCGGCGGGCGGTATCGCAGCGGCGCTGTCAACGGCGGCGGGTCTGTTGCTGGCGATCTCGTCGGCCATCAGCCACGACCTCATCAAGTCCACGCTGAACCCCAACATCTCGGAAAAGAGCGAACTTCTGGCCGCACGGATCTCGATGATCGGGGCCATCGCGGTGGCCACATGGCTGGGTCTGAACCCGCCGGGCTTTGCGGCGCAGACCGTGGCGCTGGCCTTCGGCCTTGCGGCGGCATCGCTCTTCCCGACGCTGATGATGGGCATCTTCTCCAAGCGGATGAACTCGGCCGGGGCAACCTGGGGGATGTTGGCCGGTCTGTTGACGACCTGCCTGTATCTCTTCACCTACCTTGGCTGGTTCTTCATCCCCGGCACCAACATGCTGGAGAACACCGCCTCGAACTACCTGTTCGGCATCCCGCCGGCATCCTTCGGCCCGATCGGCGCGCTGGCGAACTTCGTCGTCGCCTACCTGGTGTCCAAGGCCACCGCCGAGCCGCCGCAGGAAATCCAGGACCTGGTGGAATCGATCCGCGTGCCGCGCGGTGCCGGTGCCGCCACGGGTCACTGA
- a CDS encoding DUF294 nucleotidyltransferase-like domain-containing protein, whose product MALDIEALLSHTHPYDVLTEAERTTLAAKVGLEEIAAGQTIYEQGAPQAELFLILSGRVDITDANGEVLSILGPRNSFGERGLMRDGIAAVTAKAAEDCRLLTIPAEIFHQLVKEHPEINRFFDRTRPARPRRKDVTTMALAELMTPNPLTCPPETPLIEAARKMRDLRVSCIIVTDSGKVAGILTARDLTNRVLAEGVPYETPVREVMTRGPVTLPSSSLVADVLHTMMERGITHMPVVDAGKLTGILTQTDLIRFQATSSAALIQDIARAPDSTALAGFVGRIPELLVQLVAQQNAHQVVTRLITDIADAATRRLLALAEEKLGPPPVPYLWLACGSQGRQEQTGVSDQDNCLILDDAATPPDDAYFAELAKFVSDGLDEAGYFYCPGDMMATNIKWRQPLRVWRDYFRGWINTPNPEAQMLASVMFDLRPIGGDFSLFSNLQAETLEAAGKNSIFVAHMIANSLKHHPPLGLFRGFATVRSGEHKNQIDLKMNGVVPVVDLGRIYALQGGLTEVNTRARLQAAIEAGAVSSTGGRDLLDAYDMIAETRLAHQAAQIRKGAAPDNYMAPSDLSDFERSHLRDAFVVIKTMQSAAGSGRGILN is encoded by the coding sequence ATGGCACTCGATATCGAAGCCCTCCTGTCCCATACACACCCTTATGACGTGCTGACCGAGGCCGAACGCACCACGCTGGCCGCCAAGGTCGGTCTGGAAGAGATCGCCGCAGGTCAGACGATCTATGAACAGGGCGCCCCCCAGGCCGAGTTGTTCCTGATCCTGTCGGGACGCGTCGATATCACCGATGCGAACGGCGAGGTGCTGTCGATCCTCGGGCCGCGCAATTCCTTCGGCGAACGGGGTCTGATGCGCGACGGGATCGCCGCGGTGACCGCCAAGGCCGCCGAGGATTGCCGCCTGCTGACCATCCCGGCCGAGATCTTCCACCAACTGGTCAAGGAACACCCCGAGATCAACCGCTTCTTCGACCGCACCCGCCCCGCCCGGCCGCGCCGCAAGGACGTGACCACGATGGCGCTGGCCGAGTTGATGACACCCAACCCCCTGACCTGCCCGCCCGAGACGCCCCTGATCGAGGCCGCGCGCAAGATGCGCGATCTCAGGGTGTCGTGCATCATCGTGACCGACAGCGGCAAGGTCGCCGGCATCCTGACCGCGCGCGACCTGACCAACCGCGTCCTCGCCGAGGGCGTGCCCTATGAAACCCCGGTGCGCGAGGTCATGACGCGCGGTCCGGTGACCCTGCCCTCCAGTTCGCTGGTGGCGGATGTCCTGCACACGATGATGGAGCGCGGCATCACCCACATGCCGGTGGTCGATGCCGGCAAACTGACCGGCATTCTGACTCAGACCGACCTGATCCGGTTCCAGGCGACCTCCTCCGCGGCGCTGATCCAGGACATCGCGCGCGCCCCCGACAGCACGGCCTTGGCCGGTTTCGTGGGGCGTATTCCAGAATTGCTCGTGCAACTCGTCGCGCAGCAGAACGCGCACCAGGTGGTCACACGCCTGATCACCGACATCGCCGATGCCGCGACGCGCCGCCTGCTGGCGCTGGCCGAGGAGAAACTGGGCCCACCGCCGGTGCCCTACCTGTGGCTGGCCTGCGGCAGCCAGGGGCGGCAGGAACAGACCGGCGTCAGCGACCAGGACAATTGCCTGATCCTCGACGATGCGGCCACACCCCCCGACGACGCCTATTTCGCGGAGCTGGCGAAATTCGTGTCGGACGGGCTGGACGAGGCCGGGTATTTCTACTGCCCCGGCGACATGATGGCGACCAACATCAAGTGGCGCCAACCCCTGCGGGTCTGGCGCGACTATTTCCGCGGCTGGATCAACACCCCCAATCCCGAGGCGCAGATGCTGGCCAGCGTCATGTTCGACCTGCGCCCGATCGGCGGCGATTTCAGCCTGTTCTCCAACCTCCAGGCCGAGACGCTGGAGGCGGCGGGCAAGAATTCGATCTTCGTGGCGCATATGATCGCCAACTCGCTCAAGCATCATCCGCCCCTGGGCCTGTTCCGGGGCTTTGCCACCGTGCGCTCGGGCGAGCACAAGAACCAGATCGACCTGAAGATGAACGGCGTCGTGCCGGTGGTTGACCTTGGCCGGATCTATGCGCTGCAAGGCGGCTTGACCGAGGTGAACACCCGCGCCCGGCTGCAGGCCGCCATCGAGGCCGGGGCCGTTTCAAGCACCGGGGGGCGCGACCTGCTCGATGCCTATGACATGATCGCCGAAACCCGGCTGGCCCATCAGGCCGCCCAGATCCGCAAGGGCGCGGCGCCCGACAATTACATGGCCCCAAGCGACCTGAGCGATTTCGAGCGCAGCCACCTGCGCGACGCCTTCGTCGTCATCAAAACCATGCAGAGCGCGGCCGGCTCGGGCCGTGGCATACTGAACTGA
- a CDS encoding 3'-5' exonuclease: MLTRLSLRLRIFLFFAFLAMASSILAIAGLALGYSRLGEAHALSAFVIAGVIAVLAIFALTTWVWVLFDENVAKPVERLAAEMRARAHADVEGEIDHGEAKFLGDLGSAAAAVASNLTETRNAMALAVGRETARLTTEKTRLETLLAEMPDGVLFCTPDHRIALYNGHCRDILGETEAVGLGRSVMGLLKPGPIEQAYARLVDGEAEDGTDLLVTTRAGARLLEARMRLLRLEGQETETPGYVLTLRDLTTDLATHAERAHLFDTFLDGVKDTLPDLPEGMARDRLATLTEETDRRKAPTDTQWWPMEALSARDLGTALSTRLTRKGLSLDNALGDTGVRCDGFAITRLLERLALEWSGIGGKDLSLRIVAEAPDHVVLSLEAAGDAPAKAEVADWLETPLSPGLTRFSGRDVLTSHGTRLLPEPAGPGHAALRLRLPLADPKPPVPSRVVLYDFELLNAAIPDDLAAAALRDLSYVIFDTETTGLNPQVDEICQIAAVRVVNGRLVDGERFDMLVNPGRKIPAASTAVHHITDAMVADAVDVSEAIERFHAFADGSVLVAHNAPFDMSFLRRREREIGKRFDQPILDTVLCSAILYGQSAEHTLDALSTRLGVSIPDEARHTAIGDAIGTGEAFRKMIPMLEAAELPNLGALIQAFDRHTRLIEHLN, translated from the coding sequence ATGTTGACCAGATTGTCCCTGCGTTTGCGCATATTCCTGTTCTTCGCCTTTCTCGCAATGGCCAGTTCGATCCTGGCGATCGCGGGACTGGCGCTTGGCTATTCACGGCTGGGCGAGGCGCACGCGCTTTCGGCCTTCGTGATCGCGGGCGTGATCGCCGTTCTTGCGATCTTTGCCCTGACGACATGGGTCTGGGTGCTGTTCGACGAGAACGTGGCCAAACCCGTGGAACGGCTGGCCGCCGAAATGCGCGCCCGCGCCCATGCCGATGTCGAGGGCGAGATCGACCATGGCGAGGCGAAGTTCCTGGGCGATCTGGGCTCGGCCGCGGCGGCCGTCGCCTCGAACCTGACTGAAACGCGCAATGCCATGGCCCTGGCGGTCGGGCGCGAAACCGCGCGGCTGACGACCGAGAAGACACGGCTGGAAACCCTGTTGGCCGAGATGCCGGACGGGGTGCTGTTCTGCACGCCGGATCACCGGATCGCCCTTTATAACGGCCATTGCCGCGACATTCTTGGCGAAACCGAGGCCGTGGGCCTGGGCCGTTCGGTCATGGGGTTGCTGAAGCCCGGCCCGATCGAGCAGGCCTATGCCCGCCTTGTGGATGGTGAGGCCGAGGACGGCACCGACCTTTTGGTGACAACGCGGGCGGGGGCACGGTTGCTCGAGGCACGCATGCGCCTGCTCCGCCTCGAGGGGCAGGAAACCGAGACACCGGGCTATGTCCTGACCCTGCGCGACCTGACGACGGATCTGGCCACCCATGCCGAGCGGGCGCATCTGTTCGACACGTTCCTCGACGGTGTCAAAGACACCCTGCCCGACCTGCCCGAGGGGATGGCGCGGGATCGGTTGGCCACCCTGACCGAGGAGACCGACCGCCGCAAAGCACCGACGGATACGCAATGGTGGCCGATGGAGGCGCTGAGCGCGCGCGATCTGGGCACCGCCTTGTCGACCCGTCTTACACGCAAGGGCCTGTCCCTGGACAATGCCCTGGGCGACACCGGCGTGCGCTGTGACGGGTTCGCGATCACGCGCCTGTTGGAGCGGCTGGCGCTGGAATGGTCCGGCATCGGTGGCAAGGACCTGAGCCTGCGCATCGTCGCCGAAGCGCCCGATCATGTCGTCCTCAGCCTCGAGGCCGCGGGCGACGCGCCCGCGAAGGCCGAGGTCGCCGACTGGCTGGAGACCCCCCTGTCCCCCGGTCTGACGCGGTTCTCCGGGCGCGATGTGCTGACCTCGCATGGCACGCGCCTGTTGCCGGAACCGGCCGGGCCCGGCCACGCCGCGCTGCGCCTCAGGCTGCCCTTGGCGGATCCCAAACCGCCAGTCCCCTCGCGGGTGGTTCTGTACGATTTCGAGCTGCTGAATGCGGCCATTCCCGACGATCTGGCGGCGGCGGCCTTGCGGGATCTGTCCTATGTCATCTTCGACACCGAGACGACGGGGTTGAACCCGCAGGTCGACGAGATCTGCCAGATCGCCGCCGTGCGGGTCGTCAACGGGCGTCTCGTGGATGGCGAACGCTTCGACATGCTGGTGAATCCGGGGCGCAAGATCCCCGCCGCCTCGACCGCGGTGCACCACATCACGGATGCGATGGTTGCGGACGCTGTGGATGTCTCCGAGGCGATCGAGAGGTTTCACGCCTTTGCCGACGGCTCGGTCCTCGTGGCGCATAACGCGCCGTTCGACATGAGCTTCCTGCGGCGACGGGAACGGGAAATCGGCAAGCGCTTCGACCAGCCGATCCTCGATACGGTTCTGTGTTCGGCGATCCTGTACGGCCAATCGGCGGAACACACGCTGGATGCGCTGTCCACACGGCTGGGCGTGTCCATCCCCGACGAGGCACGGCACACGGCCATCGGCGATGCCATCGGCACCGGCGAGGCCTTTCGCAAGATGATCCCGATGCTGGAAGCGGCAGAGCTGCCCAATCTGGGGGCATTGATCCAGGCTTTCGACCGGCACACCAGATTGATCGAACATCTGAATTGA